A window of Centroberyx gerrardi isolate f3 chromosome 6, fCenGer3.hap1.cur.20231027, whole genome shotgun sequence genomic DNA:
TCGTAGTCACAGAAGTTATGGTCAAAACAGTTTAGCTgagcatatatatttttttgttacttGTTTTCTAAGATAGCTAAATTACCTGTGGATGAGGAGGGGCTATGGCAAATGCAGTTTGCTAACACTGTGATAGCATCCTTGCTTACTGTCTACAATTGAAGCAACAATATCGTGGGAACTTGGTCTGACTTTTCATAAAGTGTCGTTTGCAGAGAGTGAAGAGAATGTAGCCGATCCACAGTCTATCCTTAAACTCTATCAGCCAGTCTGATCTCATTGTCATCATGCAGGGAGAAAATATTGTGTGCCAGCGGATGTGTTCAGAACACTCTCTCTGCTCAGAGTTTCGCTGTAGGCCATTTTAAATGACCTTTTAAAATGTGGCATCAGATTTGTTCGGGGAGCTTGGCAGCGTGATCGTTCTGTCGTCATAGGAGTGTTGTATGGGGACTAAAGACCCTGACCTTAGCACTTCTTGTTTTTGGTGACGCAGGAAGTCAAGCTTATACTACTGTTGCACACATTGGAAGTCACTCTGACTAAAGGCATcagttaaatgcctaaaatgttaaTGAAAATTCATAAATGCTAAACCAACATGAAGATGTAGCAGTAACAGAATCCAGTAGCTTCACTGTTGCAATTAGGCTataggaatagaatagaatagaacacagTCTACTGATATGCAGATTAGGTGGGTTGGAGACTCtcggtatgaatgtgagtgcaTGCTTGGATAGGCTCTAGGTTTCTTTGACCCTGAGTGGGGATAAATGAGTGAAGatagtgaatgaatgagaaacaaaaaacacacaagaaaagAATTGTGGTTGATTTCATTGGTTGGTTTTTGACCTAAACCTCTTACACACTACTGTAGACTACTGTAGACATTCCTGCACATATAGACTAAGTGGTTGGGGTTAAAAAGTGTTCACAACTTCCTTCCTGCTGTCAGGAACCAGACCACATACTTTCCAAgcattgttttatttaatttcattagGTTTGCTGGCAGCTAAACAAATGATACTCCGGAATTGGAAAAGGCTTAACctaaatacatttacagtatataagtGGTTGGATGACTATTTGGATATTATAAACATGGACTTTGGGAGAGAATTAGATAATTTCTGGATTGTCCTGCTGTACTCAGTTATGTAAACTTATGAATGTTTGCCAATGTTGTAATTGAGGAAGTATTATGCTGACCCCTCCTGttaagtttttgtttgtttgtttttttgagttgtATGTGATTACTTTGTTTGAAAATGATAAactatgaataaaaaaaaagagagagagaaaacactaaCACTTGCTGTTTTTAATCGGTTGACTCCCTGTTCAGTGGAGTTTGACACAGGACAGGCTTTGCACtataaatttgcatattcaCGTTCAGGCCCCACTTCCAGCAAACAGTTAGATGCAACTTTCagcttcctctttttctctggtGGTGTCAGTGAAACGCTTGACACATACATTTTCCACTTTCTTCTTTGTTGCAGGCAGTTACTTTTGTCAGATTATGTACAATTGTTTTCCCAACGCTTATTTCTATAACTGCTATCTCTGAGGAATGTGCGTACAGGGCAGAGCAAATCCATTTAAAGATAATATAAGTCTTATCAACTGTGAACAGACTGGAAACATTTTGGGGAGGCGTTAAAAAGACGTGACAATGATGTTAACAACATGCATGGTGAGTTGAGACGGTTTCCCTGACAGACATGAACAGCTGAACTTGCTAACCAGACACTTTACTTGTAATATACAGTTAATCTTCAATCTTTTTGAATATACTTTTTGTATTTGaacaataatgaataaataattgcTCATTCTTTTTCTCTGGAGTAATCAGCAGAAAAAGGTTGCAACAGACTTACCATTTCATTATGAGGTGGAAaagatgaaaatgttcaaaaacacagattgtTTTTGCAGCTGATATGAGTGCTATGCGATAGGTACTACTGTTTATGTAGCCTTTATAGCTTAGTTATTTTTCATACTGCATTTATAGCCTTGTTTTATAACTTGTTATAATAAAGGCCTATGCTCTGACCAGGAAAAATTAATATAGGTACATGCTGTAGTCAAAAATATGTACAGTTTGTCTTCCTCTTGTTTCAGGTTGGTTCCATAAACTCTTTCTGAAGTCAAGAGTGACACCACAGCATGAGCAAGTGACTAAAACCTCAGCTACTTCTCCCAGCAGTGCATCAGCATCAGCTTCATTCACATCagcatcttcttcttcatcatcagcaCCAGTGAAAACCCCCAGCGCCCCCACAAAACCATCGCAGCCACAGTCGGCTCTGAGCTCGCCGGTGCGGTGGAGCCGACAATATGACGTGTTTGTGTGCCACAGCTCCGTGCACGCTGACACAGAAGAGGCCATACGCCTGGTCTCGTTCTTGGAGGCCTCGCCCCGCAGCCTCAGGTGCTTTCTGTCGCCGCGGGACGCCAGTCCAGGAGGAGCCATTCCCACAGAATTGTGCCAGGCTATGCAGAACAGCCACTGCAGGGCTCTGCTCATCACACCTAACTTCCTGCAGGACGATTGGTGCATATACATGATGCACCAGACTCTGGCAGAGGGGCCTATGTCCCATCGAATGATTCCCCTGATACAGAACCTGTCCCACTCTCAGTACCCTCAGGAACTCAAGTTCTATTACTACATCGACCTGAGCAAGTACCCGGACCATGGTTATAATGTGGTCAACAGGACTGTGGTGACGTGTGAGTAGCAGATGTGATTTTCTCTGGCCAGGTTCATCCAAGTCCATAGATTAAGTCTAGTTTTAGCATAAAGTTTAAAGTGATATCTGTTAATAATTCACAATGCTTAATCCACAATAGTGACACTGGCCCActgttttttctcaaattagTGTTTTGTTTCTTGTGTGCTCCGCCAAGAGTCAGCCATCTGCAACTGATTTAAAAGTTTATGGAGGGCAGGCGACCCTTATTAATCTcctgttgttttcctttttagACCTGGAAGACATGGTTGAAAATGAGAAGACACTTGATTGCAACATGGACAGCTCTAGCAACAGATTCGATGAGGTAGACAGCtcacaagaaaacaaactgattcCTGAATGTGACCCTTCTGAGACTTCAGTTTCACTCGAGCTGACAGAGAATACAGACGAAAGATTCACAGATGTTTGTTGAAATCAACATGAATCGTGatatggtggagggaggggggggggctgctccTAATGGAAAAACACTGCAGCTATATTGACTGAACTGACATGACCACAACAGTGCCATTTTGCAGCGACCTTTTATCACATCATGACAGCATATGTGGGTTCAAAGTGAAACTCGGTGTAAGCTATGATGATGTAACCACTTACCCTTCTCACTGAACATTCTTTTTTGTGGAACTATAACCAGCC
This region includes:
- the tirap gene encoding toll/interleukin-1 receptor domain-containing adapter protein, with product MHGWFHKLFLKSRVTPQHEQVTKTSATSPSSASASASFTSASSSSSSAPVKTPSAPTKPSQPQSALSSPVRWSRQYDVFVCHSSVHADTEEAIRLVSFLEASPRSLRCFLSPRDASPGGAIPTELCQAMQNSHCRALLITPNFLQDDWCIYMMHQTLAEGPMSHRMIPLIQNLSHSQYPQELKFYYYIDLSKYPDHGYNVVNRTVVTYLEDMVENEKTLDCNMDSSSNRFDEVDSSQENKLIPECDPSETSVSLELTENTDERFTDVC